The Neodiprion lecontei isolate iyNeoLeco1 chromosome 2, iyNeoLeco1.1, whole genome shotgun sequence genome segment CGAACTGGATCAGGATCCTGATACCATCATTTGTTAGCGGGTACATAATCGTCAACTTCTCCGAAATATCCGTGAGCGCGATGGGACGTCCACATACTTTCATAGTGAGTACTTCGTCTCACGTATCTCTAAAGGAAGCCAACTGTGAACTTGACTGCATAATAAACCTGTCAATTAACTTCTCCAAGCGCATTATAACCCCATTCACTAATCTTGCCAAGTGTAGGAAACGGTGTTTGCCGGCTTGGGATGCATCGTGAGTTTCATATGCGGGGTGTTCGAGATATATCAATGGGCATCGTGGTTCAGCAGTGTAGTAGGAGACGCCAGAACAATTGGGTAAGACGTTGTAGATGCTTTTTGCTGATTCGCAATGTCTTTTAGTCTCGATGCCTGATTTTTTGGGATTTTTAGGTGGCAAGAACTGATTTTGGCCATTTCGTGTCTGATCAATGCCGCGGTGCTGTTGATCGACTTCGTCCATTACGCGTTTCCATGGGCGAGGCAAGCCTCGGTCGAAGATCCGATTGACCAGCGTCATGACGATCCACAGACGAATGACGGagtatttattgtaaaataacTGAATGATGCGAGGTGATAAAGTGGAgaagagaatttgaaaaacgcaTTGTATACAGTACCTAGTGCTACTTAATTAACTGGGTCACTGGGGCATCTCTAAGTGCTATAATTGACGACACGctaattagaaaattcaagaatCGAGGTGACGACTGGGGAAAAAAGTTGTAAGCTAGTCTCAAGCCTGCATCAGATGAAATTCTTTAGTGGCGCTAAGTTCCTCTCGTCATGACGAATAGCGGAGTCCACAATTCCAGTGCAAGCAAAAATACGATCCTCTTCAACGTGGCCACCTAGGCGGATCACACACCGTCAGACTGTATGATACGGGGTTGCCCAGGCGGGCGCAACCTCTGACGACGCCAAGTTGCACTAATTGATCTACTTGACTTCGTGACCGCTCTTAGTACCGGATGACGAGCACCCACGCCGTAATTTCCTGACCCGACTTGACCCCGAGTTAGCCGAGCGATCTTCTGTATCCTGAGAGTCCAAAGACAGAACTTGCTGCATATAATTAACGCGAGTGACTTGACTAAAAATGCATCTCAGGTCCGAAGTTGTGAATATAACGTTTTGCATTTTGAGAACGACACAAGGTTCATCGATCCTTTGGTAAACTTGTCCCGTATTGTTTGaaacgatgaataaaaaaaattccgattgCTTTGCACCTGGcattccaaaaaatttactacacaAACTATCAAAGGGCCGGTGTAAAAGGATCGTGAACATGATAAACAAATTGATGGTGACCTAGGTTCGCGACTTTCATATAAATAGTAAGTGACTTCTCTGTAAGAAGAGCCTAATTGTGCGAATTTCATAGCTGCTAATTTTCGTGAGAGAGATGTATTACGGTTTTACCTCCAACGTCCTTCTCAAAATTCGGTCAATTCAACAAGCAAGACGGGGGTCGAATCTCATTCATGACACCATGAAGGGCATTCTAATTGCTTCTCTAGCTATTAACCGGAACGATGTAGTTCTCGGGTTTGTTGTGGTGTCAATTGACACCAACTGCGCGAGCTTAGCTTCACCAGTCAATCTCGTATCGGATTTAGTTGAATTAAATCTAAATCtgagaaatgaaatgagaCGATGAGATTAGCCAAAAACTCGGTAAGCATAGAACAATGTTCTCTTACGTGACAATTGGTTACGGCAGTTCGTTCATTCGCGGATTGACTAAAAGTTTCACGCAGTAATAAGGGCGCGCTGAATTGGGGACAGGTGGATCGATCCCCCCATGACACATGCAGCACGCGGGTTTTGTTGCTACTATCGGTTAATAATCTCTGCTGGTGAAACAAGTTTCTAACGAGTGAATCGATACTGGTGTTTGGTAAAACGTAACCTTGGCCATCGGATAGGCgaacgagagaaagagagggaagTAGAGAGGAAACCGCACCTCCTCCGCGAACACGCCGTTTTCATAAGCCCGATTGCGCAATCCGTGGATCGATGCAATTGTCTAAACgaaatttcatattataccGACGTAGAATACCGCCAGTGTGTGTAATAACTGTACATTGTACAACCATTTTGATTTGTGCAGCTGCAGGTTCTTCGTCTAATGCCTTTCGGCCCACGTGATATTTCGGGAATTCATGCAGCCAACGACTTTTACCGTTATAGAACAACATCGGACTATCACCCATGCCTTCCCGCACACTGCGTGTTGCGTACTACTCTATGCAATACACCTACGGTTCGTAGTACGCGCAAGAGAACGCCGACCGATTCAACAAGCTTTCATTCAAACCATGTGGGTCACGGAATACGTGCTCGGGCATTGAACGTAAACAGTTAGAAAATAGGCAGTAGGTATGTGCGTGTCAAAGGAAATGGCCAAGTCTAGGTACCAAGTAATCTGACTGACCCAGCACTCCAACGTTTACCTCGGTGAACAAAGAAACCAAAAGAGTGAATATCGCGCCAATCGGTTTCCCAGCCTGCAGGCAGATTAGTCGATCATCAGCCGAATGACTCCGATGATGAAAACTATCAACAAAGTCGCAAACACGCTGGAACAACCGGAACCAGAATTCGCTTTATCGTGTAAGTCGAGCGTGGTAATGACGCATCGAGAAGGAAATTGCAAATTCGTTGACGAGGCTGATGCCACACCTACCCACTGATATAGCGATCGTTGCAATAAAGTGGTTCTCCGAGTGTAATTAGTAATTACGAATAAAGAAGTCGTGCACGATGAGAACGACGACACGGTCGGAGGACGCGGGTCGTGGTGGCGGAAAACTTCGTCCAGGCCTGACGGCGCAGGGCACAACCGAGTGTCGAGGGGAGTTGTGAGTCAAAGTTGTGCAGCCTTCTGCAACCGATCGACGCTCTGCTGGGTTCAGTCTCGCGTGTGTCGTGTAGTTAAACACTCGGTCGTCGGTGAGTTTCGCTTTGCTGTGGTTCGTTGATTCCGTTGTATGGAACACAGAGAAACTTGGTGGCCCTTTCACGTTTAGGTCGTACAACCGACCATCCACGGCTCGCTGCACCGCCGAATGCGATCCTCTCATTACTGTCCGGAGTTCACTTCCAGAGAAGTTTAGAAGTGCCGAAACTACGCCCAGTGTCTTCCAAGGTATCGGTCTGATCATGGATTACAGTGAAAACACGCTGCGATTTTCACGCTGTGGGGAAACATTCAGTGAAAGCTACCCGTAGTTTAAGTTCCAGGTGTGCTTCAACTCACAACGTGAAACTGTTTTAAGCCACGGGTGTGTCGCGTTTGAGATATTTTAAAATCTATTAGGTATACAGAACGTCGCGATCATGACAAACGTGTTCGTCTTCACTGACTATGAACAGGAAACGGGATATGGATGTTGACGCACAATAGTTTGTCGGGAAAACTTGCCTTAATGTTTTACAAACAATCGTTTTAAACGGTTTAAAATCATAAGCTACCACTCCGGAAACATTATTGGCGCGAACGTTTACCGCATTTAATTTACAATTCTTTCGTGCATGAGATGCCTCTAAGGTTCGAAGTGTTCAACAGCTAGCGAACTTGTTCCGTCCTGGGTTTTGATGGTCGAACGTTTGAAGCGATCAACTGTTGACTCGGGAACAAAACACAGCGTTTTGAACCGCGTTGTACGAGAGGCGTGATCACTGAGTTCGTTGCTCGTAGAGAACGGAACAGTTTTTCCGACGGGTGTCCAGTACGAGGGAATTTGACACCGTAGTATAAAGGGGCATAGCAGTAGCCCTACGTAGCAGGGTATAAGTTTAGGTTTAGGTAGTCATAGATGAAGTGAAATTCTAGTGTTCCTGCGAGACTCGAGTTAGTGTGTTCACGTAGGGCATCGTCTTGAATTATTATGATATCTAATTACCGTGCACACGGTCTTTGCAGGTGAAAGCGGCAGGCGAATTTGTCCCGAATAGTCGAGGAAGAGCTCGAACCGCGACGGATTGACCCTTTTCGCAAAAACGATCGATAAATCGATAAACCTGGAGGAACGCAAGGCAAGACACCAAAGGGTCAGGATGGCCGAGGATCCCGTTCCAGATTTGGAGGAGTCGAAAGAGAGCTCCTCCAATGAGCTGATTCCAATCGGCGTGAAAATCCTCGAAGTGGTAAGCAAGCGTTCGATACTTTGCGTTGACACGCAGTGATTTCTAATCGgttctgtttctttttgtcCAGATTCTGGCCGTCTTTGCGATCGGTCTGATCGTTGATCCGTTCAACTCGTTTCACAGGATTGGCAACAAAACTCTAATGAAATTGGACGATGTCGGTATAATCTATGTCCCGATAGCCGGATATATCTTGATCAACATGATCATCATTGTCGGATACCTCATGGGTGATCGTATACCAAAGAAAACGGTAAATAACCGCTACTGTCATTATACCTGCTCACACTTGCGTAACACACTCGGTGATAATTGTCGAGTACATAGGCACAATTGCAAGTTTGAACTCACTTCACTAGCCATATATGCAACGTCTGTCATTTGTTACTCAATATTTTGTATTACACTATTCATGTCCTCCATTACGGGCAAAATGGGAGAACGAAAAAAACCGTTggcaatttttatcaatttttcattttccgatttcgttttttcagtAAAAGATCCCAGATATTCAGTCGTTCAAAGCTATTGAACTTATCCGATTCTGCCAAAGTCGACAATTATTGCTTCGGTAACGTTGTCGAGTGGGTAAAAAACCTTACGTGATTAGAAAATGTACAAAACTTGAAGAATTGAAAGTAACAATTTGCGCCACCATACCGGCTGTGAAgttatacacatatttatgCAAATGCATGAAATGTACGTGAATGAACACTGAATGATACCGTCATGAAATTTACTGTGACTTAAAAATTGCTTTCCACAGTAAGACAGTTGTAATAGAATCGATATTCAAGCAAACAAGCGTATTAAGTGTACATAAGGAAACCCGTTTTGCACGTGTGTCAATTCTCATCTTTCCAAGGTATTCGAGATAGAATATATGATTCAATACTCGACGGCGTACCCAACTGCTGTAATATGCATGTGCCTACGATGAGATGCCATACGCATTACACGCTATTCAACCACAGTCTCTTATTATACAACTCGCCTGAGTTTCctaccaattcaaaatcaactGGGATAATTTATCAGGTGTGGCTCTCGGTACGAAATTACATCATATTTCGGTCTCAATTATGAGGCACCGTTTATTTGGCACATCATTACAATGGCACGTCGAAAATTCGCGGGTTAGCTACGTGCCCCCAACGGATCCGACGACAGGCACTCATCAGCGATGACGATCACACCACGAATGAGTCACAACTGTGCTTACTTTACTGACTGAACTTATCGCGACGATTTGTTAATGTTTTGCAATATGCGGTCAAAGTGCATCAGTTCTGCGCCGGATGCAACCAGGTCGTAAAGCAATatgcaatttattttcctccAAGGTACGTACGGTTAGCCCACTACAGCCATACCAGGCcatgtttgtttgtttgataATCCGAACCGCGTGCTATTAAACTGAAATGGTTATGAGCAGGCATATGCGTACAAGAAAATCGAGCAAGCGTAGGG includes the following:
- the LOC107226709 gene encoding uncharacterized protein LOC107226709 — its product is MAEDPVPDLEESKESSSNELIPIGVKILEVILAVFAIGLIVDPFNSFHRIGNKTLMKLDDVGIIYVPIAGYILINMIIIVGYLMGDRIPKKTAVLFPAVGAFLFVVAGSVIVHNWRKFRGNYVDVSNNATFASKQYMDMLISGAVFVFIDAAVFALDVYITHQYL